One genomic region from Stackebrandtia nassauensis DSM 44728 encodes:
- a CDS encoding alpha/beta fold hydrolase: MTGTVVSATESDITAMTTLPSPQRTRVTTSAGTFDAIAAGPSEGQPVLFLHGFPELSTEWAHYVALFGSLGYRAVAVDQRGYSPDARPPDPKDYHLDYLAKDVVDIADSLGWNDFHLVGHDWGAAVAWVVAARYADRIKTLCAVSVPHLGAFAKALRTDPEQQKASAYMQLLRQPGKAETVLLGEDAAALRGAYVGVPDSNVEVYVEHLSQPGALTAALNWYRVDGFDGRDEKVAVPTLFIWGTKDSAVAVSGVDDTVNWTTGEYRLEKIEGARHFTPEECPEIVGPMIQAHLESH; this comes from the coding sequence GTGACGGGAACCGTCGTTTCCGCTACTGAATCGGACATCACCGCCATGACGACACTGCCGTCTCCGCAACGAACGCGCGTCACGACCAGCGCGGGAACCTTCGACGCCATCGCCGCGGGCCCATCAGAGGGACAGCCGGTCCTGTTCCTCCACGGCTTCCCCGAGCTGTCCACCGAATGGGCCCACTACGTCGCCTTGTTCGGCTCACTGGGATACCGAGCCGTCGCCGTCGACCAGCGCGGGTATTCGCCGGACGCGCGTCCACCCGACCCCAAGGACTACCACCTCGACTACCTCGCCAAGGACGTCGTCGACATCGCTGATTCCTTGGGCTGGAACGACTTCCACCTGGTCGGCCACGACTGGGGCGCGGCCGTCGCCTGGGTCGTCGCCGCCCGCTACGCCGATCGGATCAAGACGCTGTGCGCGGTGTCCGTACCGCACCTCGGCGCGTTCGCCAAAGCCCTGCGCACCGACCCGGAACAGCAGAAGGCTTCCGCCTACATGCAACTCCTGCGCCAGCCCGGCAAAGCCGAAACCGTGCTCCTCGGCGAGGACGCGGCCGCGCTGCGCGGCGCTTACGTCGGTGTGCCCGACAGCAACGTCGAGGTCTACGTCGAGCACCTGTCCCAGCCGGGAGCGTTGACGGCGGCGTTGAACTGGTACCGCGTCGACGGGTTCGACGGCCGGGACGAAAAAGTCGCGGTGCCGACGCTGTTCATCTGGGGCACAAAGGACAGCGCGGTGGCCGTATCGGGGGTCGACGACACCGTCAACTGGACGACCGGCGAATACCGGTTGGAGAAGATCGAGGGTGCCAGGCACTTCACGCCGGAGGAATGCCCCGAGATCGTGGGCCCGATGATCCAGGCTCACCTGGAATCCCACTGA
- a CDS encoding DsbA family oxidoreductase, producing MIERHQRDVGGTDEQVAQRMGMLTALAKKAGLTYRLDLARAVEEGAIVSDFDTLVRLGVECGLDAEATREALARRVGVTGVPTFVFNGQAGDS from the coding sequence TTGATCGAGCGGCATCAGCGTGATGTGGGCGGTACGGACGAGCAAGTCGCCCAGCGGATGGGGATGTTGACGGCGCTGGCCAAGAAGGCGGGGCTGACGTATCGGCTCGATCTGGCGCGGGCCGTGGAGGAGGGCGCAATCGTGTCCGATTTCGACACTCTGGTGCGCCTCGGCGTCGAGTGTGGTCTCGACGCCGAGGCGACCCGAGAGGCGTTGGCCCGGCGGGTGGGTGTCACCGGGGTTCCCACGTTCGTCTTCAATGGTCAGGCGGGCGATTCCTAG
- a CDS encoding PQQ-binding-like beta-propeller repeat protein, producing MNDAVPSPARDSARQRFSRALRRRGRRRLILDGVTLVVILLLALVVATNFSLPKEDPGPGWAKQEVLPEAEPVWTQGVGASDAALIHEDMLVHAYGSSNGIQATVSDLGTGDKVWHSNLDYPSVFLSGDYIIAMQALNGDEAVVYDIHSGKEVRTIKLTKFATVTVASGTLVSVEETGENDSRMRGFEVSTGKELWTKDLNKSHRQWTLGAPNDVWQTELFPELGIFDESTSPVVLLNRETASSSNVWDRVDAIDVATGEQRWVSPLDYGDVINPDEHGYMLTKSGDIFTEVTTGNPGDKETTSYVIDVSSGKETGYPEPADAFDYEVDTPLQGDFLSTSGKGWPQIKDVTNGKSLWRAKDEHSLLVHCGDVVFEEVDQEVDDPGEPAVEGVRVHDVATGKTLWTRQGSLESGPSSFGTSIGVGDDVVSTGFAKESEDEPPIQVFDRITGKGKWQIEGRLLAHNDDYFVFIDPDDASESAQLHVVSRKNPR from the coding sequence ATGAACGACGCAGTGCCCTCGCCCGCCCGCGACAGTGCTCGACAGCGGTTCTCACGCGCATTGCGTCGGCGAGGGCGCCGACGGCTGATTCTCGACGGCGTCACTCTCGTCGTGATCCTCTTGCTGGCGCTGGTAGTCGCCACCAATTTCAGCCTGCCCAAGGAGGACCCCGGCCCCGGATGGGCCAAGCAGGAAGTGCTTCCCGAAGCGGAGCCAGTGTGGACACAAGGCGTCGGTGCTTCCGACGCGGCGCTGATTCACGAAGACATGCTGGTACATGCGTATGGATCGTCAAATGGTATCCAAGCGACGGTGTCCGACTTGGGCACCGGGGACAAGGTCTGGCACTCCAACTTGGATTACCCCAGCGTGTTCCTGAGTGGTGACTACATCATCGCCATGCAAGCGCTCAATGGGGATGAGGCAGTCGTGTACGACATCCACTCCGGCAAGGAGGTTCGCACGATCAAACTCACCAAATTCGCCACGGTCACGGTCGCTTCCGGGACTCTGGTCAGTGTTGAGGAGACCGGTGAGAACGACTCCAGGATGCGCGGCTTCGAAGTAAGCACCGGCAAAGAGCTGTGGACCAAGGATCTGAACAAATCCCATCGACAGTGGACGCTTGGGGCGCCCAACGACGTGTGGCAGACCGAACTGTTCCCTGAACTCGGGATCTTCGACGAATCAACGTCGCCGGTCGTACTCCTCAATCGGGAGACCGCTTCGTCTTCGAACGTATGGGACCGAGTCGACGCCATCGACGTGGCCACCGGTGAACAACGCTGGGTCTCGCCGCTCGACTACGGGGACGTGATCAATCCCGATGAACACGGCTACATGCTGACCAAGAGCGGTGACATCTTCACCGAGGTGACGACCGGCAATCCAGGTGACAAGGAGACGACGTCATACGTGATCGACGTGTCGTCCGGGAAGGAAACCGGCTATCCCGAACCGGCGGACGCCTTCGACTATGAGGTCGATACCCCGTTGCAGGGCGACTTTTTGTCGACCAGTGGCAAGGGTTGGCCGCAGATCAAAGACGTCACGAACGGGAAGTCCCTGTGGCGAGCCAAGGATGAGCATAGCCTTCTCGTGCACTGTGGAGATGTCGTTTTCGAAGAGGTCGATCAAGAAGTCGATGATCCAGGTGAACCAGCCGTCGAGGGCGTTCGCGTGCATGACGTCGCGACTGGGAAGACCTTGTGGACCAGGCAGGGGAGCTTGGAATCCGGACCCAGCAGTTTCGGTACGAGTATCGGTGTCGGCGACGATGTGGTGTCGACCGGCTTCGCGAAGGAATCTGAGGACGAGCCCCCGATTCAAGTCTTCGATCGCATCACGGGCAAGGGGAAATGGCAGATCGAGGGCAGGCTGCTGGCGCACAACGACGACTACTTCGTCTTCATCGACCCGGACGATGCTTCTGAGAGTGCCCAACTGCATGTCGTGTCGCGAAAGAACCCCCGCTAG
- a CDS encoding TetR/AcrR family transcriptional regulator encodes MNDSDEPATRPKRADARRNQQTLLDAAAEVFVASGVEAPVRDIAAKAGVGVGTIYRHFPTRAELVIAVYRHQVDACAEAGPSLLASSATPYAALGQWIDLFVDFLATKHGLAAALRSDAQFETLHSYFIDRLVPVCTQLLDAASQAGQIRSDVEAYELMRGVGNLCIGADNDRRYDARRLVGLLIAGLRRPD; translated from the coding sequence GTGAACGACAGCGACGAGCCCGCGACCCGGCCAAAACGCGCCGACGCCCGGCGCAACCAGCAGACCCTGCTCGACGCCGCCGCCGAGGTCTTCGTGGCCTCGGGAGTCGAAGCCCCGGTACGCGACATCGCGGCCAAGGCGGGCGTCGGCGTGGGCACGATCTACCGCCACTTCCCCACCCGGGCGGAACTCGTCATCGCCGTCTACCGGCACCAGGTCGACGCGTGCGCCGAAGCCGGACCCTCGCTGCTGGCCAGCAGCGCCACCCCCTATGCCGCACTGGGGCAGTGGATCGACCTGTTCGTCGACTTCCTGGCCACCAAGCACGGGCTCGCCGCCGCGCTGCGGTCCGACGCGCAGTTCGAGACGCTGCACTCGTACTTCATCGACCGGCTCGTCCCGGTGTGCACCCAGCTGCTCGACGCCGCGAGCCAGGCCGGACAGATCCGCAGCGATGTGGAAGCGTACGAACTCATGCGCGGCGTCGGGAACCTGTGCATCGGCGCCGACAACGACCGCCGTTACGACGCGCGTCGGCTGGTCGGCCTGCTCATCGCAGGGCTGCGGCGACCCGATTAG
- a CDS encoding aldo/keto reductase yields the protein MQYRNLGRTGVQVSSLALGAMNFGAIGRTTQDDAIAIVDAALEGGINLIDTADMYSQGESEKLVGTAIAGRRDDIVLATKASMPMGQERNHQGASRRWLVTELDNSLRRLGVDHVDLYQIHRWDPDTSDEETLSALTDLQRAGKIRYFGSSTFPAYRIVEAQWAAREHRLSRYVTEQPSYSILQRGIEAHVLPVTERYGLGVLAWSPLASGWLSGAIREGREFTTNRATMMPERFDTALPANRARLDAVEQLVKIAEEADLTLIQLALGFVTAHPGVTSAIVGPRTVDHLRSQLAAADTVLSADVLDAIDTVVAPGTDLAAHEKHDTPPALLDPALRRR from the coding sequence ATGCAGTACCGCAACCTTGGCCGCACCGGTGTCCAGGTCAGTTCGCTGGCATTGGGCGCCATGAACTTCGGTGCCATTGGACGCACCACACAGGACGATGCGATCGCCATCGTCGACGCCGCCCTCGAAGGCGGCATCAACCTCATCGACACCGCAGACATGTACAGCCAGGGCGAGTCGGAAAAGCTTGTCGGCACAGCGATCGCGGGCCGCCGCGACGACATCGTCCTGGCCACCAAGGCGAGCATGCCCATGGGCCAGGAGCGCAACCACCAGGGCGCCTCCCGCCGCTGGCTGGTCACCGAGCTGGACAACAGCCTGCGTCGCCTCGGTGTCGACCACGTCGACCTGTACCAGATCCACCGCTGGGACCCCGACACCAGCGACGAGGAGACGCTGTCGGCCCTGACCGATCTCCAGCGCGCGGGCAAGATCCGCTACTTCGGTTCCTCGACCTTCCCGGCGTACCGCATCGTCGAGGCCCAGTGGGCGGCCCGCGAGCACCGCCTGAGCCGCTACGTCACCGAACAGCCCAGCTACTCGATCCTGCAACGCGGCATCGAGGCCCACGTCCTGCCCGTGACCGAGCGATACGGCCTCGGCGTGCTGGCCTGGAGCCCGCTGGCGTCCGGTTGGCTGTCAGGAGCGATCCGGGAAGGCCGCGAGTTCACCACCAACCGGGCGACGATGATGCCCGAACGCTTCGACACCGCGCTGCCCGCCAACCGGGCTCGGCTCGACGCCGTCGAGCAGCTGGTCAAGATCGCCGAGGAGGCCGACCTGACGCTGATCCAGTTGGCCCTGGGCTTCGTGACCGCTCACCCGGGGGTGACCAGTGCGATCGTCGGACCGCGCACGGTGGACCATCTGCGTTCGCAGCTGGCCGCCGCCGACACGGTGCTGAGCGCCGACGTCCTCGACGCGATCGACACCGTCGTCGCGCCCGGCACCGACCTCGCCGCTCACGAGAAGCACGACACCCCACCCGCACTGCTCGACCCCGCGCTGCGGCGCCGCTGA
- a CDS encoding serine hydrolase domain-containing protein: protein MTSLPETPSNVLVVRDGKVVHQESHGLADPVAGTPLTPDHRFQIASISKQFTAAATLLLADAGKLSVDDPLSKWVSGSPESWKPLTLHHLLSNSSGIGHWNDYPEIDLGEPMPIDDLIATFQQRELFCEPGSQFRYSSAGFCLLAHIVELVSDTPYREFLDQRIFTPLGMTDTFAGNAGDRPNIAVGCAPDGTPREKLFELDLVGRGAGDIWSTTTDMVTWNQAVADGRILSDESRRRSFTPHVFCDSVFDEEHHYGYGWFVGTIKHPVRYHTGGNAGFESFSGWFPELSAHVVFLTNRDGYFSEIGNEGQRELILEHLSG from the coding sequence ATGACATCACTTCCTGAAACCCCCAGCAACGTCCTGGTGGTGCGCGACGGCAAGGTCGTGCACCAAGAAAGCCACGGCCTCGCCGACCCCGTCGCGGGCACCCCGTTGACACCGGACCACCGGTTCCAGATCGCCTCGATCAGCAAGCAGTTCACCGCCGCGGCGACCCTGCTGCTGGCCGACGCGGGCAAACTGTCGGTCGACGACCCACTGTCAAAATGGGTGTCCGGATCCCCGGAGTCCTGGAAACCGCTCACCCTCCACCATCTGCTGTCGAACTCCTCCGGAATCGGCCACTGGAACGACTATCCCGAGATCGACCTGGGCGAACCGATGCCGATCGACGACCTGATCGCGACGTTCCAGCAGCGCGAGCTCTTCTGCGAACCCGGTTCCCAGTTCCGCTACTCCAGCGCCGGTTTCTGCCTGCTGGCACACATCGTCGAACTGGTCTCCGACACCCCCTACCGCGAGTTCCTGGACCAGAGGATCTTCACCCCACTGGGAATGACCGACACCTTCGCGGGCAACGCCGGTGACCGCCCGAACATCGCCGTCGGCTGTGCCCCCGACGGAACCCCGCGCGAGAAACTGTTCGAACTGGACCTGGTCGGACGCGGAGCCGGGGACATCTGGTCCACCACCACCGACATGGTGACCTGGAACCAGGCCGTGGCCGACGGCCGCATCCTCAGCGACGAATCCCGGCGGCGCAGCTTCACCCCGCACGTCTTCTGCGATTCCGTCTTCGACGAGGAGCACCACTACGGCTACGGCTGGTTCGTCGGCACCATCAAACACCCGGTGCGCTACCACACCGGGGGCAACGCCGGGTTCGAGTCCTTCAGCGGCTGGTTCCCCGAGCTGTCGGCGCACGTGGTCTTCCTGACCAACCGCGACGGCTACTTCAGCGAGATCGGAAACGAGGGACAGCGCGAGCTGATCCTCGAGCACCTGTCCGGCTAG
- a CDS encoding class II fructose-bisphosphate aldolase codes for MALVPTAELMENTRGGVGAFNVITVEHAEAIVDGAGRAERPVILQISENAIKFHHGQIAPIAAATAAVAETSDVPVALHLDHVTDASLWEVAPQHGFGSVMIDASKLPYAENVDETGRAVEYLNSRGLWVESELGQVGGKDGEAPLSAHAPGARTSPDEAAAYVMDTGVDALAVAVGSSHAMTTRDAVLDHDLIAAIKEAVAIPLVLHGSSGVPDAELAKAVRGGMIKINIGTALNIAYTDAVRGHLAANPDNVDPRKYLAAAREAMAAKVSHFLTVLAG; via the coding sequence ATGGCATTGGTCCCGACCGCTGAACTCATGGAGAACACCAGGGGTGGTGTGGGCGCGTTCAACGTCATCACCGTCGAACACGCCGAGGCCATTGTCGACGGTGCCGGACGCGCCGAGCGTCCGGTGATCCTCCAGATCAGCGAGAACGCCATCAAGTTCCACCACGGCCAGATCGCCCCGATCGCGGCGGCCACCGCCGCCGTCGCCGAGACCAGCGACGTCCCCGTCGCGCTCCACCTGGACCACGTCACCGACGCGAGCCTGTGGGAAGTGGCGCCACAGCACGGTTTCGGCTCGGTCATGATCGACGCGTCCAAACTCCCGTACGCGGAGAACGTGGACGAGACCGGCCGCGCCGTCGAGTACCTCAACAGCCGCGGCCTGTGGGTGGAGAGCGAACTGGGCCAGGTGGGCGGCAAGGACGGCGAGGCCCCGTTGTCGGCCCACGCGCCCGGCGCCCGCACCAGTCCCGACGAGGCCGCCGCCTACGTCATGGACACCGGCGTGGACGCGCTGGCCGTGGCCGTCGGCTCCTCGCACGCGATGACGACCCGCGACGCGGTGCTCGACCACGACCTCATCGCCGCGATCAAGGAAGCCGTCGCGATCCCGCTGGTGCTGCACGGCTCCTCGGGCGTCCCCGACGCCGAACTGGCCAAGGCCGTGCGCGGCGGCATGATCAAGATCAACATCGGCACGGCGCTGAACATCGCCTACACCGACGCGGTGCGCGGCCACCTCGCCGCCAACCCCGACAACGTCGACCCGCGCAAGTACCTGGCGGCGGCCCGGGAGGCGATGGCGGCCAAGGTCTCGCACTTCCTGACCGTCCTGGCGGGCTAG
- a CDS encoding membrane protein has product MNWSNRIRQTHRWLAVFFTVTVVGTAVALSLPEPVVWVSYIPLLPLALMFFSGIFLFVHPYVAKRRGSAVAEK; this is encoded by the coding sequence ATGAACTGGAGTAACCGGATCCGGCAGACCCACCGCTGGCTGGCCGTCTTCTTCACGGTCACCGTCGTCGGTACCGCCGTCGCGTTGTCGCTGCCGGAGCCCGTCGTCTGGGTGTCCTACATCCCGCTGCTTCCGTTGGCGCTGATGTTCTTCAGCGGCATCTTCCTGTTCGTGCACCCGTATGTCGCGAAGCGCCGGGGAAGCGCCGTCGCCGAGAAATGA
- a CDS encoding HIT family protein produces MANVSCVFCSIVAGDAPSSVVHEDDVSLAFMDLAPVSDGHTLIVPKAHYAGLEALPEDIGAHLWTVAHRIGRAVRRTPLRCEGVSLTLADGEAAGQDVFHVHLHVFPRYPGDSYRVHADWRQRERPDLDATAALVRAALLG; encoded by the coding sequence ATGGCGAACGTGAGCTGCGTGTTCTGCTCCATTGTCGCTGGCGACGCGCCATCCAGTGTGGTCCACGAGGATGACGTGTCCCTGGCGTTCATGGACCTCGCGCCTGTGTCGGACGGGCACACCCTGATCGTCCCCAAGGCCCACTACGCGGGGCTGGAGGCGCTGCCGGAGGACATAGGCGCTCACTTGTGGACCGTGGCTCACCGGATCGGGCGGGCCGTGCGCCGGACTCCGTTGCGCTGCGAGGGTGTCAGCCTCACCCTCGCCGACGGCGAGGCGGCCGGGCAGGATGTCTTCCACGTCCACCTGCACGTGTTCCCCCGCTACCCGGGCGATTCCTATCGCGTTCACGCCGATTGGCGGCAACGCGAACGCCCCGACCTCGATGCGACGGCCGCGCTGGTGCGAGCCGCGCTGCTTGGCTAG
- a CDS encoding DUF1877 family protein — MIAPGSHSPTPFRRQLGIQTPMGMYVTFVRMTPDELDKAENDPDWAEQFLEDFYDYDGTPPPENSEVDIQKSWAGLDHLLDEAMLPFSIQEGGYCIANGNGWYLNLWTVADLADAAKFLAETPFDTLAAHYDAEAMSREEVYPNARCWDADDLQYLRRDYDDLRAFFIAAADSGHGAMMSFG, encoded by the coding sequence ATGATCGCGCCTGGATCGCATTCCCCCACACCATTTCGACGACAGCTAGGTATCCAAACCCCCATGGGCATGTACGTCACATTCGTCCGCATGACACCGGACGAACTGGACAAGGCCGAAAACGACCCCGACTGGGCCGAACAGTTCCTGGAAGACTTCTACGACTACGACGGCACCCCACCGCCCGAGAACTCCGAAGTCGACATTCAGAAATCCTGGGCCGGACTCGACCACCTCCTCGACGAGGCGATGTTGCCGTTCAGCATCCAGGAAGGCGGCTACTGCATCGCCAACGGCAACGGCTGGTACCTCAACCTCTGGACGGTCGCCGACCTCGCCGACGCCGCCAAGTTCCTCGCCGAAACCCCCTTCGACACCCTCGCGGCCCACTACGACGCCGAAGCCATGTCCCGCGAAGAGGTCTACCCCAACGCCCGCTGCTGGGACGCCGACGACCTCCAATACCTACGGCGCGACTACGACGATCTGCGGGCCTTCTTCATCGCCGCCGCCGACTCGGGCCACGGCGCGATGATGAGCTTCGGCTAG
- a CDS encoding 1-phosphofructokinase family hexose kinase → MILTVALNAALDVTYSIDAELRPHATYRVGTVAEMPGGKALNTARILHTLRDPVLATGLLGGHTGERIAERIPAGLRHRFVRVDGESRRALVVADPADATGFWEPGPEITSEEWQRFRDRFDGLLRVARVVVLSGSLPQGLPVDAYAQLVAAARDRGVTTILDCDGEALRAALPQRPDVIKPNAHELAAAVPDADLSTVDGIRKAAETLRAAGARAVIASLGPDGLLAVLPDAAFTAAPPETVSGNPTGAGDACVAGLARGVLYDTGWPTRLTDAVALSAAAVRSPVAGRVDVTDYLTLRHHIHLKEL, encoded by the coding sequence TCGCGCTCAACGCAGCGCTCGACGTCACCTACTCCATCGACGCCGAGCTGCGTCCGCACGCGACATACCGGGTAGGTACTGTTGCCGAGATGCCCGGCGGCAAAGCACTCAACACGGCCCGGATCCTGCACACCCTGCGGGACCCGGTTCTGGCCACCGGTCTGCTCGGCGGCCACACCGGCGAACGCATCGCCGAGCGGATCCCCGCCGGGCTGCGGCACCGCTTCGTCCGCGTCGACGGCGAATCCCGGCGCGCCCTGGTCGTGGCCGACCCGGCCGACGCCACCGGCTTCTGGGAACCCGGTCCCGAGATCACATCCGAAGAGTGGCAACGCTTCCGCGACCGTTTCGACGGACTGCTGCGGGTGGCGCGCGTCGTCGTGTTGTCCGGTTCGCTGCCCCAGGGCCTGCCCGTCGACGCCTACGCCCAGCTCGTCGCCGCCGCCCGCGACCGCGGCGTCACCACGATCCTCGACTGCGACGGCGAAGCCCTGCGTGCCGCGCTGCCGCAACGGCCCGATGTGATCAAACCCAACGCCCACGAACTGGCCGCCGCCGTCCCCGACGCCGATCTATCCACGGTGGACGGAATCCGGAAGGCCGCCGAAACCCTGCGCGCCGCCGGTGCCCGCGCCGTCATCGCCTCGCTCGGCCCCGACGGCCTGCTGGCGGTGCTGCCCGACGCCGCGTTCACCGCGGCCCCGCCCGAGACCGTCTCCGGCAACCCCACTGGCGCCGGCGACGCCTGCGTCGCGGGTCTGGCCCGCGGCGTCCTGTACGACACCGGCTGGCCCACCCGCCTCACCGACGCGGTCGCGCTGTCGGCCGCCGCCGTCAGATCCCCGGTCGCGGGCCGGGTGGATGTGACCGACTACCTGACATTGCGCCATCACATACATCTCAAGGAGCTGTGA